CAAAACACAGTCCCAAATGCATTTGAAATCGAATTCGCTCCGTCAGAGTCAGCGACCCATCCAGGTAATCGGTGATGAGTTGGGAGATTTCCTGGCAGGAAAAATTTCCCACCATATACCGCATAAGTTTGTGTTTCAGATTTATATCCATTGTCCTTAGGTGTTCTTTCCCTGAACATAGGGTTGAAGCTCTCGGCGCACCCTGATGCGCGCTCGGTGTAACAGCACCCGTTGATTGGTCTCACTGATCTCAAGGATGTTACAGACTTCCTCAGAGCTGACACCCTCGATATCGCGCAAGGTCATCACCTGCCGCTGCGTAGCCGGCAGGTTTTCAATGGCGGTTTCAATCGCTGCTCGGCATTCCTTTGACAGTAATACCCGTTCCGGTGTATCCGGTTCCCAGTCATGGGGTGGATCTTTCCAATGACCCATTCCGGAACCTTCTGCTATAAAAAGCGAGTCTTCCAAGGAAGGTCTCTCATCGGCATCCGGAGAAGAAGTGCTCAGCCCCGACGGCTCATAGCGACTCTCTCGTATTCCTCGTGTTTTGGCCCGATTCGTTAAAATCCGGAAAAGCCAGGTTTTAAAGGATGACCGGCTCTCAAACCGTTGAATGCCCTCAAATACCCCCATCCAGGTTTCCTGCACGACTTCTTCGGCTACAGCCCGGCTGGGGACATAGGACATGGCTAACCGCAATAACGAACCAGAATACCAATCCATCACGGACGCAAACACCTGCTCATCACCAGCTTGAAGAGCCCGCACCAACCCTGACTCATCAAGATTGAGCTTATCGAGCGCATGGTGAGGAGAGGGAGAAATGAGCAACCTCTGAAAATTTCAAGCGACGCCAAACGGGGACCAGAGGATTATCCTTAGCCTGACAGTCACAATCAAGGGCTTCCTTAAAAGAAATCTCGACCGGCAGATTCATCCCTCTCAGCAGACACGAGGAACCAATAGAGAAAATAGGCAGGCACTGCAGATTGACAGTCAAACGGATTATTCCATGATGGCAAGATTGAAGGGAAGAAGAGAGCAGGGCAGCCGGTCGGACCGCCTGGATGCGTTAGGTATCCTGAAAGATTTGGGCAAGAATACCTGTTCGAGTAGTGGTTTTCGTTTTCTTTAGAAGATGGCGAACATGCTCTTTTACCGTATGTTCACTAATCTCCAGATGTCGAGCAATTTCCTTATTGGTCCATCCCTCACTGATATATTTCACAATTTCTACTTCCCGACTGGTCAAACGATACTGCTCCTTAGCCTGATTAGACACCACCCGCCGTTCCCGTCCGATTTTCTCCATGATGATGAGCATACAGGCTTCATCTTTTTCTGTATGGGCCGCTAATGGAAAACCCCTCAGTAATACGGGCGATTTCACATCACCTGTCACTCGTCTCAACTCATGCTGGCCCTCCACCAACTGGTTCTCGGGATTGGCTAAAAGTATTCGAAGGGAGTCACATAACTCCAAGACATCGGCAGGCCACACACCTCGCGCCTCGGCATCATACGCGTCTCCCATGATTTGACGGCTTAACGTTTCTGCCTCGGCATTCATAAACAGCACGTCTCCGGATCCCGAAAAGAGCAACACACCGGGAATGGATCGTCGGTCGGCAATTTCCTGGAGCCGGGATAGACCATTTCCCTGAGTGGATTTTGGAACAGTCGTACAAGGAATGCCGATAGATCGTCGACTCAAGGTGTACTCCGTGGATCAGGTTATGCAGCGATGTAAAAATCCCCTACCAACAGCCTGCAAGGGAGCCACAACTCACGGTGCTTGATGCCCCGTTACCGCTACGAATGATCTTATTGAACTGTTTTCGGAGTGTGACAGAAGAAACTTAAATAAACAGAGGGGGAGGATGAAGAAAACTTCGAAGATGCGGCACAACGCAATGGAGCCATGAAGACTGAAGCCTTTCTTGCCTATGCCTCATGATGCAAGAAGGAAAACACAAGTCTCCTCATGAACAATCTTTTTTCAAGCCGGATTCCGGTTCGGAAAAATCTCCCGCGGGCTCACACAGCCCGTACGGAGCACCGCCCCTCTTCCGCAGAACCAAAATCAGGGAAGGGTCCACCTACTAACAATACCTAACTGAAACTCGGAAAAGGCGACAGAGTCCAACAGACGCTAACCGCTGCCCCCTCCTGATGGGCTTAAAACCGGGCAGAGGTCAAGATCACATCCGCATCGCTCCATACCTGGCGAAACGACTGAAGGACTTTTTCAGCCTCATCGGTTTTTCCCTGGGCGCGTAAACTCTGTTCCATTCCGAAAAGCGCCCACCCGTTTTGAGGATGATCCTGGAGATCCTCTCGAAATACGCGCTCAGCTTCGGCAGCTCTTCCGGCCTCCAGAAGCACCGAACCCAACACCTGGCGCGATGGCAGATACCAATCCTTCGGTTCCGTATAATTCAATCCGTCTTCAAGTTCGACTGCCCGTTGCAGCTGCCGAACCGCCTCCTCATAATTTCCGTGACCTGCCGCAATTTCTCCTGCCAGAACAGCCTCCGCAATGCCCAGGATATCGGCGATATTATTCAGATCAAGAATCGTCAGTTTAGCCACCGCAGGGTCACGGGCAATCTCCGCGAGTTTCATGAATTCCTGTTGGGCAGCCTCCAGTTTATTTTGACGCACCAAGGCGATTCCCCTTGCATAATGCCAAATAGCCGTGGGATACCGTAAATCCACTGGAGGCGAGGACTCAGCGAGAATGTTCGACCACTGCCCGAAGGCAATTTTGGTATAGAGGGGAATAATCCAAAAATGTTGAATGGTTCCGGCGATGCCGGGAGCGCGCATCATCTCTGGTTTGACGGATGCCGCGGTTTCAAGAGCCGCCTGCATCGCCAGCTGCTGTTGCCCGAGCTTCATCGCCGCCGCCCAGAGGAAATGTGAATTATGAGGAACATAGGCCGCGGTATACAGACTTTCCTCGTGAGCATGGTTCAAATAGTGCGCATCAACTTTCACAGCATGTTGATTGGCCAACACCGCATCTCGATACCGCCCGACTCGAATATAGATATGAGCAGGCATATGGACAAGATGTCCTGAGCCAGGGACAAGGGCTGGCAATCGTTCAGCACTGGGAAGAGCCTTCTCGGGATGGGATGAGGCTTCCATGATATGAATATACAGATGATTGGCCAAAGGATGGCTGGCGGATTGGTCTAACACGGACTCCAGCGTCGAGACAATTTCCGGTGTCCAGGGTTTAGGCTCTCCTCCTCTACTCCAAAAATCCCAGGGATGCAGGTCCATCAGCGCTTCAGCTAATAACGCGCCAATGGTCGGGTCGTCGGGAAACTGCTGTGCCACAGTTCGCATCGCCTCGGCATAGGCCACGTCGAGGGGGGAACGATCGGTCATCACCTTTTTGGAGTAACGCATCGCCAGCGCCTGAATGAGCGAGGCCTCTTTTTCCGTGGCCTGATCCTTCAGCGCGACCGCTTTCTCCATGGCTGCGAAAGCCTGAGGAACGACAGAAGGATCCATCGGCGCATTGATATTCGGACCGAGGACCAACGCCTCACCCCAATAACACATGGCGCAGTCGGGATCGCGCTTTTGAGATTCTCGGAAAGACCTGGCTGCTTCGGCATGATTAAAACCAAAAGACAGGATGAGACCTTGATCGAAATACCGCTGCACCATCGCTCCATTGGAGGAGATTGGAAAATGATGTTTCCCTAATCCCTCTTGAAGGAGGACGGACTCTGCATAGACATGATTGTGGGAAGGTATGTCAATTCCAACCAGAGCCAGAATACCCAGAACCAATGACATGTTTACATACCAATGGGGTTTCATATGTTTTCTCCTTGTCATCTACAGCGAAGAACTACAGTGCAGAGCAAATTCTGGTATACGCATTTTTACGCAAACGATAATTTTGTGCAACCGGTTTTTTCGGGCGACTTTTGCCGAACATCTTCATTTCTGATTGACTACGCTCCACGGTCTGTCCCATATAGTGTTTCAACAACATTTTTCGTTAGGCTCTACCCAGCCGGAAAATCTTCCGCCTTCACGAAAAAGAGCCATTTGCCGACATCGAAAGGATTGTAAGGATGACCTATTTGTATTTGTTTTTGGCTATTGTGGCAGAAGTGATTGCCACCAGTTCACTCAAAGCAGCCGAGGGTTTCACCAAATTAGGCCCGAGCCTGTTAGTTGTCATTGGATATTTCGCGGCATTTTATTTGTTAAGCCTCGTGTTGAGAAGCATGACGGTCGGAATCGCTTATGCCATTTGGTCAGGTGTTGGCATCGTTCTCCTGGCGCTCGTCGGTGCAGTCGCCTTTCGGGAAATTCCAGATACGCCGGCAGTCATTGGAATGGGGTTGATCATCGCGGGCGTGATTGTCATTCATGTCTTTTCCCACACCGTTCGGGTATAGAATGCCCGCCCCCCCTTAATTCCAATACTTCTATTCGAAAAGCCCCTAGCATGCCGATCGCGAGAACGAGCATGAGGCTCATCAAAAGCGGATAGCCCAAGGGCCATTCCAATTCCGGCATCATTTCGAAGTTCACCCATAGACCCCTACGATAAACGTCAATGGCCCCCCAGCCTACCCAAACACAAACAACACACAACCATTCTCCTGCTCTCTTCTCCGGCACGACTTCACTGTAACGTCTTCATTTAAAAATTGACTATATCTTCAACATGCGAAACTCCGACCAGACATGGTTGTCCCGCCGCCGGTTCCTCCAAATTAGCGGGACCCTGGCCATCACTCCTTTACTCCTGACAAAGGGATTCGCAAGGGCCGGTATGTGGAGCCAACTGTTCGGTTCCACCAAACGCACCACGAGTCCCATCACCTCAAACGATGAATTTTATATCACGTCGTACCGTACTCCTCCGTTTGTACCGGCTGATCGGTGGGCTCTGACAATCCGGGGAACGGTCATGTCCCCGTTTACCCTTACCTACCGGGACCTGCTCGCCCAACCGGCGATCACAGAAATCGTCACATTGGAATGTGTCGGCAATGGGGTCGCGGGAGAGGCGATCG
Above is a window of Candidatus Nitrospira neomarina DNA encoding:
- a CDS encoding RNA polymerase sigma factor, which encodes MLISPSPHHALDKLNLDESGLVRALQAGDEQVFASVMDWYSGSLLRLAMSYVPSRAVAEEVVQETWMGVFEGIQRFESRSSFKTWLFRILTNRAKTRGIRESRYEPSGLSTSSPDADERPSLEDSLFIAEGSGMGHWKDPPHDWEPDTPERVLLSKECRAAIETAIENLPATQRQVMTLRDIEGVSSEEVCNILEISETNQRVLLHRARIRVRRELQPYVQGKNT
- a CDS encoding tetratricopeptide repeat protein; translation: MKPHWYVNMSLVLGILALVGIDIPSHNHVYAESVLLQEGLGKHHFPISSNGAMVQRYFDQGLILSFGFNHAEAARSFRESQKRDPDCAMCYWGEALVLGPNINAPMDPSVVPQAFAAMEKAVALKDQATEKEASLIQALAMRYSKKVMTDRSPLDVAYAEAMRTVAQQFPDDPTIGALLAEALMDLHPWDFWSRGGEPKPWTPEIVSTLESVLDQSASHPLANHLYIHIMEASSHPEKALPSAERLPALVPGSGHLVHMPAHIYIRVGRYRDAVLANQHAVKVDAHYLNHAHEESLYTAAYVPHNSHFLWAAAMKLGQQQLAMQAALETAASVKPEMMRAPGIAGTIQHFWIIPLYTKIAFGQWSNILAESSPPVDLRYPTAIWHYARGIALVRQNKLEAAQQEFMKLAEIARDPAVAKLTILDLNNIADILGIAEAVLAGEIAAGHGNYEEAVRQLQRAVELEDGLNYTEPKDWYLPSRQVLGSVLLEAGRAAEAERVFREDLQDHPQNGWALFGMEQSLRAQGKTDEAEKVLQSFRQVWSDADVILTSARF
- a CDS encoding helix-turn-helix transcriptional regulator, with protein sequence MSRRSIGIPCTTVPKSTQGNGLSRLQEIADRRSIPGVLLFSGSGDVLFMNAEAETLSRQIMGDAYDAEARGVWPADVLELCDSLRILLANPENQLVEGQHELRRVTGDVKSPVLLRGFPLAAHTEKDEACMLIIMEKIGRERRVVSNQAKEQYRLTSREVEIVKYISEGWTNKEIARHLEISEHTVKEHVRHLLKKTKTTTRTGILAQIFQDT
- a CDS encoding DMT family transporter; translated protein: MTYLYLFLAIVAEVIATSSLKAAEGFTKLGPSLLVVIGYFAAFYLLSLVLRSMTVGIAYAIWSGVGIVLLALVGAVAFREIPDTPAVIGMGLIIAGVIVIHVFSHTVRV